The Nicotiana tomentosiformis chromosome 9, ASM39032v3, whole genome shotgun sequence genome contains the following window.
tttggggccataaaacaagaatacaagatgattctcagatttttgtgtgcttttaACATCATCCGCATGAATTCGGGCGGGCGGGCCCGAAACTCCTAAAATTTTACAAgcctataaaaaatgacctaatgaataatagtcatcactTTGCTATGACCACTCTTTAGTTTTTAGCGTTTTAGAGCCATAAAGGAAGAATTTAgaatgattcccagatttttgtgtgcgtCTACGACATCTGCATAAATTCGGGTGGCCGGTTCCAAATCTCCTAATATTTTGttggcccataaaaatgacctaatgaacaataatcatcgTTTTTCCATaaatgttcctcgttttttgtcattttagagccataaaataggaattcaggacgattccctgattttcgtgtgttatagtccacggcatctacatgaattcgggcgaccggccccgaatctcctaaaattttgtgggcctatAAAAATGTCCTAATTAACAATAGTCATTACTTCGTCAAGGCCGATCCACATTtgttggtgttttagggccataaaataggaattcaggatgATTCCAAGATTTTTCGTGTAGTCCATGCCATCTATATGAATTCGGGTGGCCGACCCCGAATCTcataaaattttgcgggcccataaaaaatgacctaatgaacaatagtcatcgcttcatcatgatcattcctcatattttggctttttagggccataaaacaggaatttaggatgattccaaatttttgtgtgctatagactacgccatctgcatgaatccaGGCGGGCGACCCAGAATATCCTAAAATTTTGCGAgcctataaaaaatgacctaattaaTAATAATCATCGCTTTGTCATGACCGTTCATCTTTTCTTGGCATTTTAGGgttataaaataggaattcaagacgattcccaaatttttatgtgttatagtccacatcgtcttcatgaattcgggcgctGCCCCGAATCTTCTTAAATTAtaccggcccatcaaaaatgacttaataaaaaatagtcatcacttcgccataattattcctcgttttttggaattttagggcGATAAAATAGGAACTCgggacgattcccagattttcatgtgcatagtccacgccatctgcatgaattcgggcgaccagcCCTCCTTAAATTTTGCGGGCCAATCAAAAATGATCTAATTAACAATATTCATCACTTCTCCATGACTATTCctcatttttggtgttttagggtcataaaataggaatgcaagacgattctcatattttggtgtgttataaccacgtcatctgcatgaattcgagcGGGCGGCCCCAAAtgtcctaaaattttgcgggctcataaaaatgacctaatgaacaatattcaTCACTTCTCTATGACCACTCTTCGTGTTTTagcgttttaaggccataaaacagaAATTCGGGATGAtacccagattttcgtgtgctacagtccATGCCATCTGCATTAATTCGGGCGGCCGGCTTTGAATCTCGTAAAAATTTGCGAGCCCATAAAagtgacctaatgaataatagccATCGCTACGCCATGACCGCTCCTATTTTtcgcattttaaggccataagaGGAATTCaaaacgattcccatatttttgtgtgttttgtccACACCATCTTCATGAAGTCGGGCGACCGGCCCCGAATTTCCTAAAATTTTACGGACCCATaacaatgacctaatgaacaatagtcatttcctggccatgatcgttcctcgttttttggcgtttagggctataaaacatgaattcagaatgattcccaaattttcaagtgcTATAGCCATGCCATTTGTATAAATTCGGGTTGCGTGCCctaaatctcctaaaattttgcaagcccataaaaatgacctaataaacaatagtcatcgctttgccatggttattcctcattttttggcattttagagccataaaacggTTTCAAGACGATTCCGAGAttctcatgtgctatagtccacgctatCTACATGAATTTGGGTGGTCtgccccgaatctcctaaaattttgtgagCCCCTAAAATGATCTAATGAATAATAGTTATCgcttcgccatgattgttcctcctttTTGGTGATTTaggggccataaaacaagaattaatgacgatttctagattttcgtgtgctatagtccacgtcaTCTGTATGAATTTGGGCGGGCGggcccgaatctcctaaaatttggcgggaccataaaaatgacctaatgaacgaTAGCCATCGCTTCACcgtgatcgtttctcattttttggcgttttaaggccataaaacaaaAATGCAggacgattctcagattttcgtgtactatagactatagtccacgccatctaaATGAATTCGGGCGGCGGCCTCGAATCTCCTAAAAAAATTCGTGCCTATCAAAAATGACAACGATAGTCATCgtttcgccatgatcgttcctcatttttggcattttagggccataaaataggaattcagaacgattcccaaattttcgtgtgctatagttcaGGTTATCTGCACGAATTCGAGCGGTCggccgaatctcctaaaattttgcgggctcataaaaaacgacctaatgaacaatagtcatcgtttcGCCATGTCTGTTCCCTGTTTTTTGGCgctttaaggccataaaacaagaattcgcgatgattcctagatttttgtatgctataattCACGTTATTTGCATGAATTCGGGTGACCGACTGTAGTTTTTCTATCTTCTGTGTTTTCTTTGGTGTTTAGTATAGCTATTGTGTTGTATTTTTTATGATTTGATGGGAAATTTATGGTGTttaagagtttttttttttttaaaatcacaaTTTTAACGAACCTAAATtgttaaatatttgatgaaaattAGAGTGGTACAACTTTTACAAACTTAAAAATATCCCATTTTATCATTTTCTCAAGTAAGCGCTGTCCAACTTGTTCCCTTCTTCCTTTCTGCAGCGAACTCCACACTGACGGAATCAAATTGTATGTTCCTCTTTTTCACTTCATTCATTTCTATCTTTAATTAGACCAAAACTGTTATATCCCTTTTTGTAATGAGTATATTATAGTAAACCGCGAATTCTACTGAATTTGATTTTGATTTGCTCTGTTTTCTCCTATTTCTCAATGAGCTTTGATTTTTACCACATTAATCTGCGTTTAAAGTAGTACTAATAACTATCAAAAAGAATTTGTCCAGTGTTATTTGGTCCTATAGCCCAAGCCCCAATTCTCACTCCACGAACAGAGAACAAACTTAGAAGCCATTTCCTGAAATTTCAAGCCCAACTTCATCTTCTAACAAGTACAGGTAAAGTCCTCGGTCCTCCCCTTTGCTCTCACCTCTTTCtattccttttccttttcctttttgtttttgtaaaaatGACACTGTAAAGCGAGCTATAAAAATAATAGccaaaaatgtataaaatttgtatattgtttgtatatatatacattccgTATGTTATATACAcaattatacaagttttatacattttttcggcTACCATATGTAAATAGTTTCTAGTGCCGGTTAATTTGTCTTCTCCATCTGTAAGGTTTTTACTTAAATGGGAATTATGTAACTTCCACGGAGAAATCAAATAGAGAAGCAAATGATTGGAGACAAGCAATCGGGATTTGAGACAATGTACCAGCTTTTGTAGCTTATTAATCATAAATAAATAATGAAAATATAAGAAAATTCAGAAATTTGTAGCTATATTTATCattaatatatatttatactaATTTTAGAAAGGAAATTTTGTGGAATGGCACTATTATTGACAATTTTTAGAATATGAAAGTGCATTAAGGGCGAGTATAAAAGgataatatatttattatattattattaaattaaTGATAATTGATCATTTTAAAGTTTATACTTTGCTCATTATAACACATCATTATCTTTAAGTTTTAAGAGAGTTGAACGCCAAATTATATTAAAGATAGTGGTGCCCCCGTCGTCTCCAAATTCTGGGTCCGCCTTTGTTTATATATATGTGAAGTTCTGATTATGAGCTACCATTATTTTTAggacttttaacacatttggcTGCTCGGCCAATATTAGTATATTATATACATCTACCAGCTATTTTCTGGGCGGGCGGTTATTTAAGTTAATTtccattatttatttatttggtgagaaGCACTCAACATATTTCAGTTCATTGTTGAGAAAGCTTGATATTTACTTATGCTTTTTTTAAAAGTGAGTTATGTTGAATAATGAATGAGGGCAGCCCGCCAGCCCGGTGCGCTAAGCTTCTGCTATGCCTTttcggggggggggagggggttatCCAGGGAAGCGCCGGACCCCATTGGGTCCTATATATGCAGCATTACCTTGCATTTCTGTAGGAGGCCATTTCCGCAGCTTGAACCCGTGAGTCAAGGGCCGTGACTTCATGGCCACACAACGACAACTTTTACCGTTGCGGCAAGGATCCGCTTcatatacaaataatgaataagaACATAGATGTCTCAGGAAAGTAAAAGCATTGAAATTAATAGCGAGCATACTGAATATGCACTCACAATTTTGTGTTAAGGACACCAAAGAACATTTCATGTGTCTTTGTTTCGAGTTTGAATGCATTTTTGCTTACTCGAAATGGAGTGAAATCTATGTGATATTAACATGTAGTTTAAGTTTGTGTACATTAATTCATAGATAGTGCGGAAAGTTAGTAATTCTATTACTTGAACTTCTTATAATGATAGAAGTGAGTCTTATTAACTTTTCAGGAAGTGTTACAGGTTATTGGTTTCAGCCGTGTAGGATTTACTTGTCATGTTGCTAGTTGGATGTTATAAACTTTTTAATAACAAAGGTATCTAGGCTAGCTTGCGCACACCTCAGGTGTTTCACCGCATACTTGTTATATCCTACAAGTACAAGTCTAGCGTAACTCTGCCCACCAAGGAGGAAGATGGAAAAAATCACTTAGTGGTTTGAACCTTTGTGTCCAAGGTTTGATCTCACTTTTTGGACCACAGGGCCTTGGGTGCAGTTGGATGCTAGAAATTTACACTGAAGTCGAcagaaaaaataaatacataaacAAATTCAATAACTTTCTCAGATCCCATGTTTGTAATATATTGAAGGATGATAAAACAATAGCACATCATGGATGTTTTGGTTATCATGTGATATGGGAGTATGCTCACGTGGATCAGACACACATTTTTCTTATCTTGAATTCATAATTCCTTGCATGCCAATCAGTTAACCTCACAAATTTTGATGGTTGGCCCTACACTTTTTGAGCAAAAATTTAGTTAAGTAATGTGGGGAAACATTGTGGTTTTCATATTGGCCTCTGAAGGACGAAAAAAATTCGCAGTTTGGACCATGGTGGTTTGATTATCCGAGCCTCACAAGAACTACTGGAACCGGAATTTTAGGAACTACCGTGGTCTTGAACCATGGGAGAAAACCTCCAGTCGACAACCTTAGATTTTTATGGGAAACATAAAAAAGAGCTAGGAAAAAATTGCTGGAATCTTTCCTTTTGTAGTTTTTATTTACGGAAAACAGCTCTTTCTCCAAATCTTGTTTATGCTTCAAATATTCAAGCTGAATTGCATTCCAACAATTTGACCTGATGCCTCGATGCACGTCTCTATTCTTTTCCAGATGCATAAATGTGTGAGGATCTTCTCGCTAATTGAGTCTCGAAAATGGTTTACAGTCGATGGAAGGCAAAGATTATGCCATCCACTGCCATCCGTGGGAGTTGGACATATGTGGGTACAAATCATGTTCAAAACCAGTGGAGGAAGGAGGCCTAAGAAGAAAACATACTATAGAGTAAATGAACTAGACAGAGTCATGGAGCTTCAGAAGAAACCATCATTGATTTTACGCCTAAAATCCATCATTCAATCACAGAAAAACCAATGCCTCCTTCTTAGAGACCTTGAGAAGGAAGTTGGATTTGTGCAAAAGTGGAATTTCATGGGTATAATTGAGAAATATCCTTCGATATTCCGTGTCACTGGTGGTAATAGAACTCCACCGATGGTTATGCTCGCCGAAAAAGCTGATAAAGTTGCATTAGAAGAAGGTGAAGCAAGAACTCAAATGGAACCCATTTTAGTCAAGAATCTAAGGAAGTTGTTAATGTTGTCGGTTGATTGCATGCTGCCACTGGAAACCATTCAACTGATTGAGAATGAATTGGGCTTGCCTAGTGACTTCGAGCAGTCGCTTGTGCCAAAATACCCACAATTTTTCTCAGTGAAAGATGTCAATGGAAGAACTTTCCTTCAATTGGAGAATTGGGATTCTTCACTAGCAGTCACTGCCCGGGAGGAAAGGTTGGTGCATGAAGGGGTCCTGACTTCGAAAGTGCAGGCTAGAATATTGAAGGATGGAAACTATGTTGGCCCTTTTGCGTTTCAATTACGTTATCCTGCTGGCTTCAGGCCAAACGTGAACTACCTCAAGGAAGTTCAGAAGTGGCAGAAGATGGAGTTCCCTTCTCCATACTTGAATGCCAGAAGATTTGAACTTGCTGATCCCAAAGCTCAAAAAAGAGTGGTAGCTGTGCTTCATGAGTTCCTCAGTTTGACTATGGAAAAGAGGTTGACATCTGGTCAAATAGATGCATTTCATTCCGAGTTTCGGTTACCAGCTAGACTTCTGCTTTGCTTAATCAAACATCATGGTATATTCTACATCACTAATAAAGGTGCCAGGAGTACTGTGATACTTAAAGAGGCTTATGATGGGTCTACTTTAATTTGTAAATGCCCTCTTTTATTGTTTAGGGATAAATTTGTAGAACTCACAGTCAGAAGAGGCATTGATTCATGTATCAGTGTTCCTTCATCGTAGGTTATTTAATAAGAATATTGGGGGATAAGACAAAATCATGGTTTTCTTACAGTTCCTGAAGAATTATTACAGTGGTGCAGTTGAGCCTTATCGCTGTTGTAGGTTGTTTTCTGTTTCCCTTTTTGCATTCCGGCATCTTCTTCCTTCTGGTGCCTAGTTATCAAAACGCATTTAAAGTGTCATCCCTGTTGGTATCAGCTGGTAGTTGTTTCGATACATATTTGGTACTAAGATTGATTGATACTGTATCGTGTTTTTTTCCCCTGTTTCTCGTTGATCTTGATCAGTATTGACTGTTAATTAGTGATACCGATGATTAAGATATTGGCAGCTGTAAAGTTTGTGGAATTTGAGTAAAGTTTTTGTATCAGTTCTAAGTTGAAAAGGACAAAGCTTCCCTGATATTAAAAATTGAATCAATCATATTATTTTGACTTTTAGCTAATTTGAGGCTGTGTATTATTGATGTGTATTATGGATAATTTTCCCAACAGATGAAATATATAGGTAAGAATGTTTAGAATTAGGAGGTAGAAATTTGGAACATGAGAAAGCCTGGAAGAGAGACACAGGGGCATGTAGGAACAAAATCTTCTTTCTAAAGGTCATAAAGTATCAGGACTGTTTATGCTAAGGATATCTTAGTTATTAAGTGGTTCTTTGATCCAAACTATTATAATTTACATTgttttgttaatttttttaacTTGGTTGATTTTATATTTTGTAAAGATGATAACATAGTGTGATCTTATTGAGACCTTACCAAATATTCCTCCTATATGGCTGTATCTATAAGTAGTAAACTGAGGTTAGCCAATTTGAGGTGATGCCATTTACTATGATAGAATCGAAACTTAAAAAGGAAAGCCTCGTAGGTTAAGATCAAATGCCTTCTTTGTGTCTGGGCTGAGGGAAAACTCATTGTGCGACTGCTTCGCATGTTTGAGCAGAATTCAGAGTTACAGAAATCAAAGGAGTTGGGGAAAGTAGATGGATCGCAATCAAAGTCCACAAGGTTAGTGTATAATTATCAAAACTCTAATTTGGTGATTTGAAGATTTCTTTCCTCTTTATTTTTAGCAGGAGGAGAATAGGTGATGTTCATTGTGAAATTGCAGGTGAAACCGCCCAGATTCTCGTAGAGTTCTTAGAAGTTGCCATTACGTCAG
Protein-coding sequences here:
- the LOC104106968 gene encoding protein WHAT'S THIS FACTOR 1 homolog, chloroplastic isoform X2 translates to MHKCVRIFSLIESRKWFTVDGRQRLCHPLPSVGVGHMWVQIMFKTSGGRRPKKKTYYRVNELDRVMELQKKPSLILRLKSIIQSQKNQCLLLRDLEKEVGFVQKWNFMGIIEKYPSIFRVTGGNRTPPMVMLAEKADKVALEEGEARTQMEPILVKNLRKLLMLSVDCMLPLETIQLIENELGLPSDFEQSLVPKYPQFFSVKDVNGRTFLQLENWDSSLAVTAREERLVHEGVLTSKVQARILKDGNYVGPFAFQLRYPAGFRPNVNYLKEVQKWQKMEFPSPYLNARRFELADPKAQKRVVAVLHEFLSLTMEKRLTSGQIDAFHSEFRLPARLLLCLIKHHGINL
- the LOC104106968 gene encoding protein WHAT'S THIS FACTOR 1 homolog, chloroplastic isoform X1 — its product is MHKCVRIFSLIESRKWFTVDGRQRLCHPLPSVGVGHMWVQIMFKTSGGRRPKKKTYYRVNELDRVMELQKKPSLILRLKSIIQSQKNQCLLLRDLEKEVGFVQKWNFMGIIEKYPSIFRVTGGNRTPPMVMLAEKADKVALEEGEARTQMEPILVKNLRKLLMLSVDCMLPLETIQLIENELGLPSDFEQSLVPKYPQFFSVKDVNGRTFLQLENWDSSLAVTAREERLVHEGVLTSKVQARILKDGNYVGPFAFQLRYPAGFRPNVNYLKEVQKWQKMEFPSPYLNARRFELADPKAQKRVVAVLHEFLSLTMEKRLTSGQIDAFHSEFRLPARLLLCLIKHHGIFYITNKGARSTVILKEAYDGSTLICKCPLLLFRDKFVELTVRRGIDSCISVPSS